A single Herpetosiphonaceae bacterium DNA region contains:
- the obgE gene encoding GTPase ObgE, which yields MAEMIDQATIFVKAGDGGDGLATFRREKFVPRGGPNGGDGGRGGSVYLEVDPQLNTLLKFQYERKFVAERGHNGGSGRKTGRSGKDLVITVPPGTVARTTIDGEPYEIDLVAPGQRLRAARGGKGGLGNTHFATSTNQAPRIAELGQPGEEYEIELELKLIADVGLVGYPNAGKSTLLSAISAARPKIAAYPFTTLVPNLGVVEIGTQTFVVADIPGLIEGAHAGIGLGHDFLRHVERTRLLIHVVDAAGTEGRDPLDDFAQINEELRLYQPQLAERPQVVALNKLDLPEGQEHYERLRKALPVAKDTLFGISAATGEGVQPLLRRVAEYLREMPSPLALLPRSNEMLEWPVPEVDPDEFTISRERGGYRVRGQKIERLVSMLNFAQPESIDRLQRVLEASGIAEALREAGVQEGDTVLIEKAELEWSEELGA from the coding sequence ATGGCAGAAATGATCGATCAGGCCACAATTTTTGTGAAGGCAGGGGATGGCGGAGACGGCCTGGCGACCTTTCGGCGCGAGAAATTTGTGCCACGCGGCGGGCCGAACGGCGGCGACGGCGGGCGCGGCGGCAGCGTCTATCTCGAAGTCGATCCGCAGCTCAACACGCTACTCAAGTTCCAGTACGAGCGAAAATTTGTCGCCGAGCGGGGGCATAATGGCGGCTCCGGTCGCAAGACCGGGCGCAGCGGCAAAGATCTGGTGATCACCGTACCGCCGGGCACGGTCGCGCGGACGACGATCGACGGCGAGCCGTACGAGATCGATCTGGTCGCGCCGGGGCAGCGGCTGCGGGCGGCGCGCGGCGGCAAAGGCGGCCTGGGCAATACCCACTTCGCCACATCCACCAATCAAGCGCCGCGCATTGCCGAGCTGGGACAGCCCGGCGAAGAGTACGAGATCGAGCTGGAGCTGAAGCTGATCGCCGACGTGGGGCTGGTGGGCTATCCCAACGCCGGAAAATCCACGCTGCTCTCGGCGATCAGCGCGGCGCGGCCAAAGATCGCGGCGTATCCTTTTACCACGCTGGTGCCGAACCTGGGCGTGGTCGAGATTGGCACGCAGACCTTTGTGGTAGCCGACATTCCGGGGCTGATCGAGGGCGCGCACGCCGGGATTGGCCTGGGCCACGATTTTCTACGGCATGTCGAGCGCACGCGGCTGCTGATCCACGTCGTCGACGCCGCTGGCACCGAAGGCCGCGATCCGCTCGACGACTTCGCGCAGATCAACGAGGAGCTGCGCCTCTACCAGCCGCAGCTTGCCGAGCGTCCGCAGGTGGTGGCGCTGAACAAGCTCGATCTGCCTGAAGGCCAGGAGCACTACGAGCGGCTGCGCAAGGCACTGCCGGTGGCGAAAGACACTCTTTTCGGCATCTCGGCGGCAACCGGCGAGGGCGTGCAACCGCTGCTGCGGCGAGTGGCCGAGTACCTGCGCGAGATGCCAAGCCCGCTGGCGCTGCTGCCGCGCTCGAACGAGATGCTGGAGTGGCCGGTGCCGGAAGTCGATCCCGACGAGTTTACGATTTCCCGTGAGCGCGGCGGCTATCGCGTGCGCGGGCAGAAGATCGAGCGGCTGGTTTCGATGCTCAACTTCGCGCAGCCCGAATCGATCGATCGGCTGCAACGGGTGCTTGAGGCCAGCGGCATCGCCGAGGCGCTGCGCGAAGCGGGCGTTCAAGAGGGCGATACCGTCTTGATTGAAAAAGCGGAGCTGGAATGGAGCGAGGAACTGGGAGCGTGA
- the tatA gene encoding twin-arginine translocase TatA/TatE family subunit, producing the protein MFGSLGLPELLLILVIVIAVFGAGKLAGVGGALGGSIREFRKAVRDDETKKAADHSDEPRDTTRV; encoded by the coding sequence ATGTTTGGTTCATTAGGCTTGCCAGAGCTATTGCTTATTCTCGTGATCGTTATAGCGGTCTTTGGTGCCGGGAAGCTGGCAGGCGTCGGCGGCGCGCTGGGCGGCAGCATCCGCGAGTTCCGCAAGGCCGTCCGCGACGACGAGACGAAGAAAGCTGCGGATCACAGCGACGAGCCGCGCGACACCACGCGGGTCTAA
- a CDS encoding sugar transferase, producing MSELQLPGMRSTALPVHVRRARRQRIEASATFALDLMLIVAGFMLAYWVRYILRIDFGREIFFFKPLPAFTLTSLTMLATTLCLLWLKGSYHQPRNTTWLSQLGTLASSVLTAAGLTIIFLFLYDPFSFFSRLIFIYAALFIFMLLALGRLMIQTVRRWRWQHGHDLERVLVVGGTGLSREVMASLADTSATGYELVGYVADPPEEDAPRPRFTDRVAAPHLGPLESLPIKVAQHNIDHIIVALPFWQHRSLPNVVQMCTQLGIDFQVVPDFYELSFDRVTIQELRGTPLIGLRENRIKGANYLIKRVIDVALVLAALPLWGSIALIVALLIKLTSRGPVVYRQTRIGRHGVPFEFLKFRTMVVNADELKAELMDQNEGDGPLFKMKNDPRVTPIGRILRKYSLDEIPNLWNVLRGEMSLVGPRPAIPEEVFQYESWHRRRLEVTPGVTGLWQATGRSDSSFDEYVRLDIYYAEHWSVWLDLRILLATIPSVIKGRGAY from the coding sequence GTGAGCGAGCTCCAGCTACCGGGCATGCGCTCGACCGCCCTGCCGGTGCATGTGCGGCGGGCGCGACGGCAGCGGATCGAGGCGAGCGCCACGTTCGCGCTCGATCTTATGCTGATCGTCGCGGGCTTTATGCTGGCCTACTGGGTGCGCTACATTCTGCGGATCGACTTTGGCCGCGAGATCTTTTTCTTCAAGCCGCTGCCTGCCTTTACGCTGACCAGCCTGACGATGCTGGCGACGACGCTGTGCCTGCTCTGGCTGAAGGGCAGCTACCACCAGCCGCGCAACACTACCTGGCTGAGCCAGCTTGGTACCCTCGCCAGCAGCGTGCTGACCGCCGCCGGGCTGACGATCATCTTCCTCTTTCTGTACGATCCGTTCAGCTTCTTCTCGCGGCTGATCTTTATCTACGCCGCGCTGTTCATCTTTATGCTGCTGGCGCTCGGAAGATTGATGATCCAGACGGTGCGGCGCTGGCGCTGGCAGCACGGCCACGACCTGGAGCGCGTGCTGGTAGTCGGCGGCACCGGGCTGAGCCGCGAGGTGATGGCTAGTCTGGCCGATACCTCGGCGACAGGCTATGAGCTGGTGGGCTACGTGGCCGATCCGCCTGAGGAGGACGCGCCCAGGCCGCGCTTTACCGACAGAGTGGCAGCGCCGCATCTGGGGCCGCTCGAATCGCTGCCGATCAAGGTCGCGCAGCACAACATCGACCATATCATCGTCGCGCTGCCCTTCTGGCAGCACCGCTCGCTGCCGAACGTGGTGCAGATGTGTACCCAGCTTGGCATCGACTTCCAGGTCGTTCCCGATTTCTACGAGCTTTCCTTCGACCGCGTGACGATTCAGGAGCTACGTGGCACGCCGCTGATCGGGCTGCGCGAAAACCGGATCAAGGGCGCAAACTACCTGATCAAGCGGGTGATCGACGTGGCGCTGGTGCTGGCCGCGCTGCCGCTCTGGGGCTCGATCGCGCTGATCGTCGCGCTGCTGATCAAGCTGACCTCGCGCGGCCCTGTGGTGTACCGGCAGACGCGCATCGGGCGGCACGGCGTGCCCTTTGAGTTCCTCAAGTTCCGCACGATGGTGGTCAACGCCGACGAGCTGAAGGCCGAGCTGATGGATCAGAACGAGGGCGACGGGCCCCTCTTCAAGATGAAGAACGATCCGCGCGTCACGCCGATCGGTCGCATCCTGCGTAAGTACAGCCTGGACGAGATCCCGAATCTCTGGAACGTGCTGCGCGGCGAGATGAGCCTGGTCGGGCCGCGTCCGGCAATCCCCGAAGAGGTCTTCCAGTACGAGAGCTGGCATCGGCGCCGCCTGGAAGTCACGCCGGGCGTCACCGGGCTGTGGCAGGCGACCGGACGCTCCGACAGCAGCTTCGACGAGTATGTCAGGCTGGACATCTACTATGCCGAGCACTGGTCGGTGTGGCTGGACCTGCGGATTCTGCTGGCGACCATTCCCTCGGTGATCAAAGGGCGCGGCGCATATTGA